In the Thermodesulfovibrionales bacterium genome, GCTACGGGCTGAACTGCGGAGGAGGCTCTCGCAGCTGCGCGAGGAGGCGACGAGGAAAAAGAAATCAGGGAAAGGAGATCTCTATGCCGTCGAAAAGCAGGGCGCCGCAGAGGTCGTCCTCGTCGGGTTCGCCAATTCCGGGAAGTCTTCGGTCCTTAAGGTTCTGACGAATGCCAGTCCTGTCATCGCCGATTATCCGATGTCGACCGTGGCACCGCTTTCGGGCATGATGCCTTTTGAGGATATCCAGTTTCAATTCGTTGACCT is a window encoding:
- a CDS encoding GTPase; this translates as MLYLIMPANLPPEYFEADKRFKQSLCPREKTAALEELISTVPKHKGTDKLRAELRRRLSQLREEATRKKKSGKGDLYAVEKQGAAEVVLVGFANSGKSSVLKVLTNASPVIADYPMSTVAPLSGMMPFEDIQFQFVDL